In Cryptomeria japonica chromosome 1, Sugi_1.0, whole genome shotgun sequence, the sequence acaaccatgcaaaaggatcTGTGTTGTGTAGATGTTCAATTGCTTAAAGAGGATGGCCAAACTCTGGAAGATACAGAAGAAATGGTCAATCTATTCAGTAGTCGCATTAAATAGATTAAGGTGGAAAAGTCCTTAGCCGTGGAAGATTTTATGAAGATTTCTAAAGTGGAGTCAATGCTTATAGTATGTCTAGATCACTTGGACTCTCACAGAGATAAAGTGCAGCCGGTGAAAATAAATAAGGaactttggaagaaaagggtaattcatatcagtttgccacaTGTAGCAGTAATCCAGGAATTCTCAAGGGTTCATCGAGAGTGGAGTGCAATGAAAGTGGTTATGGTGTCCACCCAGAATAGTAATCCAGGCAATTCGACTGAAATAGAATCGactgcatgactagcactgctggcagttgtatGCCAACATTTCTAGCTTTCTTTTATTTTCAGTTATGTAGTTAGGACAGTTTTTGATTAACTCATTTCGAGTTAGTTTTACTTTTGATTGAATTATTGGCCTAGGGGCCTTTTTATAAGCTTTGTAATGAGTTTATGCGGGTCCACTAAggttttgaaaaactatctctttaattttggctgaatactttatgtatgtgttggaagttgatgatcatttatgaatgaaaatcaaatgatagtttatctttggcttcaaatctgtgtgtttggtgtttgaaatttcATTTCTGTGAGAACCTATTTCAAGAAAGAATTTGTCATAGATTTCTATATGTGGATAAAATATCAGGGAGACTCATAttttaaggttttcattttgttttagcatACATGTGAATTTTGTCGGctttacacaaagaattatatatgaatcaatgcttgtgttcatttggtattcACTGGTGAATACAATTACCTTTTTGTACTTTCTGGTGAAAAGGATAATATTGGTCATATGTAATTTTGAGCTGATTGAATATCTATTAAaaggagttgtaccttaattcagaggttaatcaatacgaTGATTTTCCCAACTGTATGGTGAaagttttctttcatttcttgggctaaggagtataaaagttaaattatttgtgagagacaaatctgtttaccaacagatttttttggcaactctgctggggttCAAACGAGATAATTGGTTTTAAAAATAGTCGTCTTTATGGTGATGCTTTGTTCTTTGTAAATGGTGTTGCCTCACGAAGGGTTCTTACCTATTTTACAACCAAATCTAAATTGGCTGCaagaagagaaaagtaacattATCTTTGAGTTGGACACTCTAGCTTGGAGACATAGAAGAAGTCGAGCTAAATATGATAGAATAAGTGCATTCCTCAACGAAGTAGAAAGGTAAGCAGATCATCTTGTGTTATTTTTTGAGAGGGTGATTGTTTCTAGAGTCTTCTTTATTAGAATCCTTGATAATTAACCACAAAATCCCAGACGCTTgttaccctaattgcttgtcacaCTAGAGTCTAAGCCTTATACCCAGTCACAATGGAGGGAGGGAATTGTTGGTCACACCTTCCAGGAACTCTTAGACCTCGATTTTGTTTCTCAGGCTACACCTAGAAGGGCTAGAAGTAGACTTGTATCTCTACCAAGAGCAACTGCTTCACCTATTTGTCAAGCCTTAACTTTACACATTGTTGTACCTCCAATTGTTATAAACCTTACCCTTTTGAATACTACAGGAGCAATGGCAAACAATCTTTGGGGTGCTACTATCGGACCTGTAGCTTTGGGGGTAATGAATAACCTTCCTAAGGGAGCAAAAGATCATTTGCCTAAGTTCAGTGGTGATGGAAAAGTAACCACCACTGAATAGTTAAATGCTTTTAAAGTTGCATGTGGAGTGTTGGCAGCACAACATGAAGATGTGGTAGTGAGGTTATTTGTTCAAACTTTTACTAACATTgtcattgattggttctaccatctATCTGATGGAGTTATTACAAATTGGCAGGTTTTAATAGATAgttttgaggcaagattcaaattGGCTAAGGATGAGCATTTTCTCATTGCTCAGTTGGCTCAattaaagaaagaaataatagagccTATGAGGGACTTTGTTTCCCATTTTGATAAACTTTGTCATAAGATTCCAACAACACAAAACCCTCTAATGAAAACATGAAATGTTTCTTCATGAACTCCATGCTTGCAAAAATAAGTTTCTTGATGAGGTGCGAGCAGTTATGAACCCTTGATGCTATGAAAGCTTTAGCTGTGagtctagaagatgatttaatcatggcAGGCAAGTGGAAAAGAGAAGTGAAAACTTTTGCTTCTCAAGTTACAAGTGCCTCTACTTCATCTAACCCTGTGATTCAAcagttaatgaatgatgtaattgccctAAAAAGATAGACTTCTAAAGCAAGTGCTTCATATTCTCAACCATAACAGGACATTCCTAGAAAATATCCCAATCAAcaaggaggaaatggaggaagacaATTATAATTACCTCCTGTgcaacaaagacttgctattgaagtgCCACCTCCTAAGACAAAcacatgtgtgtttcatttaactgatgaacatgatggttcttcatatccagagatggttcatttttctcaaatgatctGTAAAGGAGAAAGAATCttagaagttgatgaaggaggTTTCCAAAGTATGCCTggcgactctgaaattcattatatggaatatgtctctgacttagaaaggggaggaaacatgttggtgacTTTGGAGGATTCGTCATATGTAATTATTATTAGAACTCAACAAAACTTGAAACCTCAAGATGTTGTAACACATGTCCATAGCACTGCAAAGGGTAAGGAAATTCTGACTCATCCTAGAAATgtttcaaaagttgttcaagaagttgcttctTTAGGTTCTGATTCATCTAATAGttcttttgatatcattgaattttgcaaatcatCCCGTATTCAGATTACTCCAACCGAGTATCTAAAGTTGAACCCTAAGGAGttagatagactagttgaatttgtCAAGGGAAATGATACTTATgctttagcaagtgaaacccaaatgCCTGTGACTTGTAATTCTTCAGCACAGGAAAATCTCAGCCCTACTTTAGTAATCCCTCAAGTTTCATCAAATATTGTTCCTCAACAAGCTTAATTGGTTGAACCTAGTCTTGAAGATAAGcctgaacctttctatgtgtcATTGTTTATCAATGGGCATAAATTGAGTAATTGGATAATAGATTCTAGAGCATCAGACAATGTCATGCCCTCAGTAGTAGaaaaagctttaggtttaaccttaacaaaaacctttggaAAATGTTATTCCATGGATTCCAAGTAGGTTCCTTTGTTAGGGAAAATTAAGGATGCACAAGTGGCTTTAGTAGCACATCCtgacaagagaatcaagttgacaattctAGTGGCTGACATCCCTGCTAGTTATGGCATGTTATTGAGTCGTACCTTTTGCAAAGACATGGGTGGGGAAATTAGAATGGATTGGTCTCAGGCAATGATCACAGTTGGAAAATAGGGAGTTGTCCTACATCCTAAAACAAAAGCCAAATACAAAGTCTTTCCTTTAGATGACCtaaaagctcaaattttgtatcaagattgtggctttggaaattatatgatatcAGCCGATTTTTAAGGTGTGGATAAGACCGTAGAGCTGGTCTGTTGAACTCTGCTCTATGGAATTTGATGCGAGTCATTCATCTTCCAGTTTAGGGGCTAGGGTAGTATTAATACCTCTTGAAGGTAAAGTTATTCGTTATGCTTTCAAATTGGAGTTTCAAAACACTAATAATacagctgaatatgaagccctattattaggTCTTGTTGAAGTGAagaaattgcatatcaaaatgttgaaagttaaaggtgatgcagaACTTATTGTAAAGCAGGTGAGAGGTTTATTCGCTATTAAAAATGAGAGACTGAGACATTACAGAAACCATGTTTGGGACAAGATTGAAGCATTCAATTCTTTCTCAATCGAAGCAGTACTAAGGGAGTTTAACTCGAAGGCTGATTCTTTGGTGGTATATGCGGCTTTATTAGTGCCTCATCCTGATTTCACAACTAATACCTATAGGGTGGAATTGGTTTATAGACTGAGCATACCTGACAATTTTGAATCTTGGCAGGTGCTCGAAAATGATAAGTAGATTCAGAATTTTTTATGGGGTGCTGAGATTTTCATTTCCTTGTTTTATGAAGGCTAAGAAGcaagttgtaaagagttttctctcgattcaccaatgaaactgcatgatgGGGTATTatagttgaaaggaaataaaatcccaaaaggctTGGTTTCTCTTGAACATCTTTTTGATAGAAAGGATGGGTATGTTAAGCAAGGAGAGAAAGAGACTCTTGTAATTCAAAACTCTGGTGGGCATGAGTGAATCAACATTGGTACTgaggaggatcctaaatttgttaatttgggaaaatgttgttttgaagaggagaagaggaggttcATCAGCCTGTTGATTGAGTTCAAAGATGTTTTCGCATGGTGCtatgatgatttaaagaatttcagaGATGGCAAGTtccaacatcacattcctttgaaacCTAGTGTCAATCCTTTCTACCAGAAGTTGAGGAACTTTAATACAAAGGTAGAAGAAGTGATCTTTCATGAGGTAGACAAGATGTTGAAGGCCTGAATTATTTATCCTATACATCATTCTACTTGGATTGCTAAATTGTCCCTGTTcagaagaaaaatggtgaaatacgAATCTGTGTTGATTTCAAAAACTTGAACCTAGCAAgcctgaaggataattatcctctgcGAGCAATAGATCGTATTTTACAAACCATTTCaggatcagagatgatgtccatgttggatggcttcTTTGGATATAACCAAATCAGTGTCTCgaagcaagatcaacacaagacaccCTTTATAACTCCCTGGGGCACATTTGCATATAATAGGATGCCTTTCGGATTGATTAATGTAGAGGCAACATTTCAGAGGgcgatggatctttcctttgggCATTTGAGGGATAAGATCATTGTAATATATTTATATGATTTGACTATGTTCTCTAGGAAGAGAAAACATCATCTGCGAGATTTGAGGAAAGTTCTAATGAGATGCAGAGAGCATGGAGTgtcattaaatcctaaaaagtttgTTTTGGCATCATAGAAGGAAAACTTCTCAGACATATAGTTTCAAAGGAGGGAGTAAAGGTGGATCTGGAGAGAGTAAAAG encodes:
- the LOC131858119 gene encoding uncharacterized protein LOC131858119 translates to MEFDASHSSSSLGARVVLIPLEGKVIRYAFKLEFQNTNNTAEYEALLLGLVEVKKLHIKMLKVKGDAELIVKQVRGLFAIKNERLRHYRNHVWDKIEAFNSFSIEAVLREFNSKADSLVVYAALLVPHPDFTTNTYRVELVYRLSIPDNFESWQVLENDK